Proteins encoded within one genomic window of Cyprinus carpio isolate SPL01 chromosome A15, ASM1834038v1, whole genome shotgun sequence:
- the LOC109060730 gene encoding NEDD4-binding protein 2-like 2 codes for MPNVNATESTSPPDGGNVEERYETTPQTLSDGVSVTPVTKSSNNQTNNRTELAFLPDGSHFRTQQDVNPDGGELDRSTQIQTEVTNTCSTGNTSQTERERVIGELGITSASFIGPVCRPKPFIEQELCEFYKELEEVDKVDVSADTTPVDQHELHPSNKPRSDQPYNTVNPVVVTDHGRAYRPYPDPHERNQKEQKRWRPHLQRNTDDFGRGGYPKPWDPPPPWVPLDPRVQFFPPPNSGGAVMYPPDMGPQGSIFHGFHANNNSWGPWEGPPLPLNRWHERNRGFQSHEHPGFSEEYETSSLHGEQHYHEKDRYQCYNNTALVLILLRGVPGSGKSTLARELLSTGPNGVILSTDDYFFQDNRYVYDSALLGDAHDWNQKRAEQAMSEGRSPVIIDNTNVKAWEMKPYVQMALDNGYRVDFLEPDTRWKYDPAQLEKRNKHGVPRETIAKMLDGFERPVNVDIVMNSVVPPHKKKGN; via the exons aTGCCAAATGTCAATGCCACTGAGTCTACTTCTCCgcctgatggtggaaatgtaGAGGAAAGATATGAAACCACGCCACAAACTCTCTCAGATGGTGTCTCGGTGACACCAGTAACTAAATCATCCAACAACCAGACAAACAATCGGACTGAATTAGCTTTTTTACCTGATGGAAGTCATTTCAGGACTCAACAGGATGTGAATCCAGATGGTGGGGAACTGGATCGTTCAACACAAATACAGACAGAAGTTACCAACACATGTTCAACTGGGAACACAAGCCAAACAGAAAGAGAACGGGTCATTGGAGAGTTGGGTATTACTAGTGCTTCATTTATTGGGCCGGTGTGTCGTCCCAAGCCATTTATTGAGCAGGAGCTTTGTGAATTTTACAAAGAGCTTGAGGAAGTCGATAAGGTTGACGTGAGTGCTGACACCACACCGGTTGACCAGCATGAGCTCCATCCTTCCAACAAGCCCAGAAGCGACCAACCTTACAATACAGTCAATCCTGTTGTCGTAACTGATCATGGCAGAGCCTATAGACCTTACCCAGATCCACACGAACGCAACCAAAAAGAGCAGAAGAGATGGAGACCTCACTTACAACGCAATACGGATGACTTTGGTAGAGGAGGATATCCAAAGCCGTGGGATCCTCCTCCACCATGGGTTCCTCTAGACCCAAGGGTGCAGTTCTTCCCTCCCCCAAACTCTGGAGGGGCTGTCATGTATCCTCCAGACATGGGACCTCAGGGGAGCATCTTCCACGGTTTCCATGCCAACAACAACAGCTGGGGTCCATGGGAAGGACCACCATTACCTTTAAACAGATGGCATGAACGAAACAGGGGTTTCCAGTCACATGAGCATCCTGGATTCTCTGAGGAATATGAAACATCTTCATTACACGGGGAGCAGCATTATCATGAAAAGGACCGATATCAGTGTTATAATAACACTGCTTTAGTGCTCATACTGTTGAGAGGAGTCCCAGGATCTGGAAAATCCACTTTGGCCAG AGAGCTCCTGTCCACTGGTCCCAACGGAGTAATACTGAGCACAGATGACTACTTTTTCCAAGACAACAGATATGTGTATGATTCTGCTCTGCTTGGGGATGCACATGACTGGAATCAGAAGAGAG CTGAACAAGCGATGTCGGAGGGCCGATCACCTGTTATCATCGACAACACTAATGTTAAAGCCTGGGAAATGAAGCCTTATGTTCAAATG GCTTTAGACAATGGATACAGAGTGGACTTTCTTGAGCCAGATACCCGCTGGAAATATGATCCTGCCCAGTTAGAAAA GAGGAACAAGCACGGAGTCCCTCGAGAAACAATAGCAAAGATGCTGGATGGTTTCGAGCGGCCGGTGAATGTTGACATTGTGATGAATTCTGTGGTGCCTCCCCATAAAAAGAAAGGCAATTAA